One segment of Agromyces albus DNA contains the following:
- a CDS encoding pseudouridine synthase, whose amino-acid sequence MTDAPDKGTSPGADAPEGVRLQKVLAAAGVASRRVSEELIVAGRVQVNGRIVTELGNRIDPTTDLVAVDGVAVQLDAAKRYYMLNKPRGVVSTMRDEQGRPDLTQFTADLEDRVFNVGRLDAETSGLLILTNDGELAHVLAHPSFGVSKTYIAKVRGRVTPQVVQQLKNGIELDDGFIKADRARILQQQGDDRHSMVELTLHSGRNRIVRRMLDAVGHPVVDLVRRSFGPLNLGTLKSGAMRELTKVELGQLLTISRAADAGQKGSDGSGEGESWPNHA is encoded by the coding sequence TTGACTGACGCACCCGACAAGGGCACCAGCCCGGGCGCCGACGCACCCGAGGGCGTACGCCTGCAGAAGGTGCTCGCCGCCGCGGGAGTCGCCTCACGCCGCGTCTCCGAAGAGCTCATCGTCGCCGGGCGCGTGCAGGTGAACGGCCGCATCGTCACCGAGCTCGGCAACCGCATCGACCCGACCACCGACCTCGTCGCCGTCGACGGAGTGGCCGTGCAGCTCGACGCGGCGAAGCGCTACTACATGCTCAACAAGCCGCGCGGCGTCGTCTCGACGATGCGCGACGAACAGGGCCGTCCCGACCTCACGCAATTCACCGCCGACCTCGAGGACCGCGTGTTCAACGTTGGCCGCCTCGACGCCGAGACGAGCGGCCTGCTCATCCTCACGAACGACGGCGAGCTCGCGCACGTGCTCGCCCATCCCTCGTTCGGCGTCTCGAAGACCTACATCGCCAAGGTGCGGGGCCGGGTGACGCCCCAGGTCGTACAGCAGCTGAAGAACGGCATCGAGCTCGACGACGGATTCATCAAGGCCGACCGCGCGCGCATCCTGCAGCAGCAGGGCGACGACCGGCACTCGATGGTCGAACTCACGCTGCACTCGGGCCGCAATCGCATCGTGCGGCGCATGCTCGACGCCGTGGGGCACCCGGTCGTCGATCTGGTGCGACGCAGCTTCGGGCCGCTCAATCTCGGAACGTTGAAATCGGGCGCCATGCGCGAGTTGACTAAAGTGGAACTCGGCCAGCTGCTCACCATCTCTCGCGCCGCGGACGCTGGCCAGAAGGGCAGCGACGGCTCGGGAGAAGGAGAGTCGTGGCCGAATCACGCCTGA
- a CDS encoding prephenate dehydrogenase — translation MAESRLTGPVRVVGVGLLGASIGLGLRAKGIDVILADASPTHLAIAVDYGAGRAALPGDRPQLVVVCVPPDVTADVVAAELEAYPEAIVTDVASVKLAVYDDLAARGADLSRYIGTHPMAGRERGGPMSGRADLFVGRPWVVAAHGGMSYQDGSAIDDLILDLGATLVELTPEQHDRAVALVSHVPQVVSSLMARRLIDAPHSSVNLAGQGLRDITRVAASDPELWVQILGQNAAPVADILRGYRDDLDRFIDALDNMDAPGARRRIAEELFGGNTGVERLPGKHGVDHRYASLIVMVEDRPGQLARLFNDVGDAGANIEDLRLEHSPGAQVGLAEISVLPEVLERLTDELAARGWRIAG, via the coding sequence GTGGCCGAATCACGCCTGACCGGGCCGGTGCGCGTCGTCGGCGTCGGTCTGCTCGGTGCGAGCATCGGCTTGGGGCTCCGCGCCAAGGGCATCGACGTCATCCTCGCCGACGCGTCGCCCACGCATCTCGCGATCGCTGTCGATTATGGGGCCGGCCGCGCCGCCCTGCCCGGCGACCGGCCGCAGCTCGTGGTCGTGTGCGTGCCGCCCGACGTCACCGCTGACGTCGTCGCAGCCGAGCTCGAGGCATACCCTGAGGCGATCGTCACGGATGTCGCGAGCGTGAAGCTCGCCGTCTACGACGACCTCGCCGCGCGCGGCGCCGACCTCTCCCGCTACATCGGCACGCACCCGATGGCCGGCCGGGAACGCGGCGGGCCCATGTCGGGCCGCGCCGACCTCTTCGTCGGGCGGCCGTGGGTCGTCGCGGCGCACGGCGGCATGTCGTACCAAGACGGCTCGGCGATCGACGATCTCATCCTCGATCTCGGCGCCACGCTCGTCGAGCTCACGCCCGAGCAGCACGACCGGGCGGTCGCGCTCGTCTCGCACGTGCCGCAAGTGGTGTCGAGCCTTATGGCACGCCGCCTCATCGACGCGCCGCACTCCTCGGTGAACCTCGCAGGGCAGGGCCTCCGCGACATCACGCGCGTCGCGGCGAGCGATCCCGAGCTGTGGGTGCAGATCCTCGGGCAGAACGCGGCCCCCGTCGCCGACATCCTCCGCGGCTACCGCGACGACCTCGACCGCTTCATCGACGCGCTCGACAACATGGACGCCCCTGGCGCGCGCCGCCGCATCGCCGAGGAGCTCTTCGGCGGCAACACGGGCGTCGAGCGGCTGCCGGGCAAGCACGGTGTCGATCACCGCTACGCGAGCCTCATCGTCATGGTGGAAGACCGCCCCGGGCAGCTCGCTCGCCTCTTCAACGATGTCGGCGACGCCGGCGCGAATATCGAGGACTTGCGCCTCGAGCACTCGCCGGGCGCTCAGGTCGGCCTCGCCGAGATCTCCGTGCTTCCCGAGGTGCTCGAGCGCCTCACCGATGAGCTGGCCGCACGCGGCTGGCGGATTGCAGGTTGA
- the cmk gene encoding (d)CMP kinase, with amino-acid sequence MNVSPVIPFVVAVDGPAGSGKSSISKEVARRLGFGFLDTGAAYRALAWHALAIGADTDDAASVISSLSSFHYRIGTDPAGYAVHVGDVDVTEAIRDPAISAVVSRVARVPEVRAHLIELFRASMATTSKPGIVVEGRDITTVVAPDAPVRILLTASEAVRIARRSAELVGPSADAAGEQLRRRDQADSKVVDFMTAAEGVTTVDSTDLDFDQTVEAVIGVIRTAQPQMVE; translated from the coding sequence TTGAACGTGTCACCCGTCATCCCGTTCGTGGTCGCCGTCGACGGCCCCGCCGGAAGCGGCAAGTCGAGCATCTCGAAGGAGGTCGCGCGCCGGCTCGGGTTCGGCTTCCTCGACACGGGGGCCGCATATCGCGCGCTCGCGTGGCATGCGTTGGCCATCGGGGCCGATACGGATGACGCGGCATCCGTCATCTCATCGCTCTCGAGCTTCCACTACCGCATCGGAACCGACCCGGCCGGCTACGCCGTGCACGTCGGCGACGTCGACGTGACGGAGGCGATCCGCGACCCCGCCATCTCGGCGGTCGTGAGCCGTGTGGCGCGCGTGCCCGAGGTGCGGGCGCACCTTATCGAGCTCTTCCGGGCCAGCATGGCGACAACGTCGAAGCCCGGCATCGTGGTGGAGGGACGGGACATCACGACGGTCGTCGCCCCCGATGCGCCCGTGCGGATTCTCCTTACCGCGTCGGAGGCGGTTAGAATAGCGAGGCGCTCCGCTGAGCTCGTCGGTCCATCGGCCGATGCCGCGGGGGAGCAGCTGCGCAGGCGCGATCAGGCCGACTCGAAGGTCGTCGACTTCATGACCGCCGCCGAGGGAGTGACCACCGTCGATTCGACGGATCTCGACTTCGACCAGACCGTCGAGGCCGTGATCGGCGTCATCCGCACCGCGCAGCCGCAGATGGTCGAGTAG